In Daucus carota subsp. sativus chromosome 4, DH1 v3.0, whole genome shotgun sequence, one DNA window encodes the following:
- the LOC108216878 gene encoding putative UPF0481 protein At3g02645 isoform X2, whose translation MEQTSSFKGRINKNYSPNDGEKYWDWIHSVDATLGLLRSRPRDASTYRVPTKLRAIKHEAYTPQTVSIGPFHRHKPELRAMEEFKWRYMLAFVDRVVKADVEKTQRKELDGVSSEHSPEILALDKCSTIVTELEEEARAWYAEDINLDKHQLVEMLLVDGCFIVELFLRCKVTDMQTTNDDIRVAPQGQVPFVSLAASRSYPLITTTKTGVSKDVQQNSYSLALKLYVAIDCS comes from the exons ATGGAGCAAACATCTAGTTTTAAAGGGAGGATAAACAAAAATTACTCCCCAAATGATGGAGAGAAATATTGGGACTGGATACACTCTGTTGATGCGACACTTGGTCTACTAAGAAGCAGACCACGTGATGCGAGCACTTACAGGGTTCCTACTAAACTCCGAGCAATAAAACACGAAGCATACACACCTCAAACAGTATCCATTGGTCCATTTCATCGACACAAGCCTGAGTTGCGAGCTATGGAGGAGTTCAAATGGAGATACATGTTAGCTTTTGTTGATCGTGTGGTCAAAGCAGATGTTGAAAAAACGCAAAGAAAGGAATTAGATGGCGTTTCTAGTGAACACTCCCCTGAAATATTAGCATTAGATAAGTGTAGCACAATTGTAACAGAACTGGAAGAAGAGGCACGTGCATGGTATGCTGAAGACATCAATCTAGACAAGCATCAATTGGTCGAGATGTTACTTGTTGATGGTTGTTTTATAGTTGAACTCTTTCTCAGGTGCAAAGTGACAGATATGCAAACGACTAACGATGACATTCGTGTAGCTCCCCAGGGCCAAGTCCCATTTGTATCGCTTGCAG CTTCAAGAAGTTACCCTCTAATTACTACCACAAAAACTGGGGTTTCAAAAGATGTGCAACAGAACTCCTACAGTCTGGCTTTAAAATTGTATGTGGCAATAGATTGCTCATAG
- the LOC108217871 gene encoding uncharacterized protein LOC108217871 has protein sequence MIDLRLLRRLDRMKLRIVSTVSCVAICFLVIFADSFALKNDQQELQGAKSTRKVLESVSIIVPQRESPKEEVEASENWSQDHISMVAPVNVTMEERIAWFKKNLPNFEILKATPKALQFEKRANEFFRSDDDDHCRIKFYMTWISPASLFGDREVLALESLFKSNPNGCLMILSRSMDSLQGSKLLSPITEHGFKVVAVTPDLSFLFKNTPAESWFDDLKRGNKDPGEIPLAQNLSNLIRLAVLYKYGGVYLDTDFIVLKDFSGLRNSIGAQSSDVNGNWTRLNNAVLVFDKNHPLLYKFIEEFSSTFNGNRWGHNGPYLVSRVASKFATSHDFNFTILPPMAFYPIYWTRIEGFFKKPRSRDTSKWVEAKLLQLSGETYGVHLWNRQSSRLRIEEGSIMGRLISEHCILCNHVYSS, from the coding sequence ATGATTGATCTCAGGCTTCTCCGAAGACTCGATCGTATGAAACTGCGAATCGTTTCGACTGTTTCATGTGTAGCAATATGTTTTCTTGTCATTTTTGCAGATAGTTTTGCTCTGAAGAATGATCAGCAGGAGCTGCAGGGTGCAAAAAGTACTAGGAAAGTACTGGAATCGGTTTCGATAATTGTGCCACAGAGGGAGTCCCCGAAAGAAGAGGTGGAAGCAAGTGAAAATTGGAGCCAGGATCATATCAGCATGGTGGCTCCAGTGAATGTGACTATGGAAGAAAGAATTGCTTGGTTCAAGAAAAATTTGCCTAATTTTGAGATATTGAAGGCAACTCCGAAAGCACTGCAATTCGAGAAAAGGGCTAATGAGTTCTTTcgaagtgatgatgatgatcacTGCAGAATTAAGTTCTATATGACATGGATATCTCCAGCAAGTTTATTTGGAGACAGGGAGGTTCTGGCTCTGGAGTCACTTTTCAAGTCTAATCCAAATGGATGTTTGATGATACTATCAAGAAGCATGGATTCTTTACAAGGTTCGAAGTTACTTAGTCCTATTACAGAACATGGATTTAAGGTTGTTGCAGTTACTCCTGACTTGTCTTTTTTGTTCAAGAACACACCAGCTGAGTCATGGTTTGATGATCTCAAGAGGGGAAATAAGGACCCTGGAGAAATTCCTTTGGCACAAAATCTTTCGAATTTGATCAGACTAGCAGTTCTGTACAAGTATGGTGGAGTTTACCTGGACACGGATTTTATAGTGCTGAAAGACTTTTCGGGGTTGAGGAATTCCATTGGAGCACAAAGTAGTGATGTTAATGGAAATTGGACAAGGTTGAATAATGCAGTACTAGTTTTTGACAAGAACCATCCTCTTCTGTACAAGTTTATTGAAGAATTTTCTTCGACTTTTAATGGAAACAGATGGGGACATAATGGACCGTACCTTGTTTCTAGAGTTGCTTCTAAATTTGCAACAAGTCACGATTTTAACTTTACAATCTTGCCTCCTATGGCCTTTTATCCGATTTACTGGACTAGGATTGAAGGGTTCTTCAAGAAGCCACGTAGTCGGGATACATCAAAATGGGTCGAAGCTAAGTTGTTGCAGCTAAGTGGTGAGACTTATGGTGTGCACTTGTGGAACAGGCAAAGTAGTAGATTAAggattgaagaaggaagcatcATGGGGAGGTTAATTTCGGAACATTGTATCCTCTGCAATCATGTATATAGTTCTTaa
- the LOC108217124 gene encoding uncharacterized protein LOC108217124: MLLIFQNSNVISLLAVKEFLCGFVEWFLTVFLLAMDSRSQQPMVNLSGSSRKRNKENQSDASLAGIRRRGSGNALDLFLQRRAESIKRSRTIGTSSEFDKNSRATSQVPLSTTDQSAPGESIRRARLSNFDQNSSPGSVLDSTVTNVMPSTNAATGWIQVILDIFLKWNYITFSKAILNIWCWLTKEA, encoded by the exons ATGcttttgatttttcaaaattcaaacgtaATTTCTTTGCTTGCTGTCAAAGAGTTCTTGTGTGGGTTTGTAGAGTGGTTTTTGACGGTATTCTTGCTGGCTATGGATTCGCGTTCGCAGCAGCCGATGGTTAATTTGTCAGGCTCAA GTCGGAAGAGGAACAAAGAAAATCAGTCAGATGCTTCGCTTGCTG GTATTCGTCGACGAGGTTCTGGAAATGCTCTGGATTTGTTCCTACAAAGACGCGCTGAAAGCATTAAGAGATCCAGGACCATCGGCACTTCGTCAGAGTTCGACAAAAACAGCAGAG CCACAAGTCAGGTCCCTCTATCAACTACTGATCAGAGTGCACCAGGAGAAT CAATCAGGCGTGCCCGGTTGTCCAATTTTGATCAAAATTCAAGCCCTGGCTCTGTGTTGGATTCTACCGTCACAAACGTGATGCCTTCTACCAATGCAGCCACAGGTTGGATTCAAGTAATTTTAGATATCTTTTTAAAATGGAATTACATCACTTTTTCCAAAGCAATACTAAATATTTGGTGTTGGTTAACTAAAGAAGCATGA
- the LOC108216878 gene encoding UPF0481 protein At3g47200 isoform X1, with protein MEQTSSFKGRINKNYSPNDGEKYWDWIHSVDATLGLLRSRPRDASTYRVPTKLRAIKHEAYTPQTVSIGPFHRHKPELRAMEEFKWRYMLAFVDRVVKADVEKTQRKELDGVSSEHSPEILALDKCSTIVTELEEEARAWYAEDINLDKHQLVEMLLVDGCFIVELFLRCKVTDMQTTNDDIRVAPQGQVPFVSLAGNFTMVQTLAHDLMLLENQIPYVILQQLFNILQGSKQTSNDMSLSEYAIWFFNSAPMLHYKFLEIIIPIDDTCTHLLDLLHDACFFSFKKLPSNYYHKNWGFKRCATELLQSGFKIVCGNRLLIVDIAFDEGEIAIPQVIIDKSSDTLFRNLIALEQTSIGRQAITSYVKLMSSLIRSPEDAYLLERAGIIITSDEVEDASSFFKSLCREVFFVDFYFEALCEEVEYYYIPLWRWRRVKGYFSIMWFRWKDSIKDLEREYFRNKWSFIAFFAASFVIILALLQTFYAVRSYYPPYH; from the coding sequence ATGGAGCAAACATCTAGTTTTAAAGGGAGGATAAACAAAAATTACTCCCCAAATGATGGAGAGAAATATTGGGACTGGATACACTCTGTTGATGCGACACTTGGTCTACTAAGAAGCAGACCACGTGATGCGAGCACTTACAGGGTTCCTACTAAACTCCGAGCAATAAAACACGAAGCATACACACCTCAAACAGTATCCATTGGTCCATTTCATCGACACAAGCCTGAGTTGCGAGCTATGGAGGAGTTCAAATGGAGATACATGTTAGCTTTTGTTGATCGTGTGGTCAAAGCAGATGTTGAAAAAACGCAAAGAAAGGAATTAGATGGCGTTTCTAGTGAACACTCCCCTGAAATATTAGCATTAGATAAGTGTAGCACAATTGTAACAGAACTGGAAGAAGAGGCACGTGCATGGTATGCTGAAGACATCAATCTAGACAAGCATCAATTGGTCGAGATGTTACTTGTTGATGGTTGTTTTATAGTTGAACTCTTTCTCAGGTGCAAAGTGACAGATATGCAAACGACTAACGATGACATTCGTGTAGCTCCCCAGGGCCAAGTCCCATTTGTATCGCTTGCAGGTAATTTCACTATGGTCCAAACTCTGGCACATGATCTGATGCTACTCGAGAACCAAATTCCTTATGTCATTTTGCAACAGCTTTTTAACATTTTACAAGGTTCTAAGCAAACATCAAATGATATGTCACTTTCAGAGTATGCCATTTGGTTTTTTAACTCTGCACCAATGTTACATTATAAATTCTTGGAAATTATTATACCAATCGATGACACCTGCACTCATTTATTGGATTTGTTGCACGATGCTTGCTTCTTCAGCTTCAAGAAGTTACCCTCTAATTACTACCACAAAAACTGGGGTTTCAAAAGATGTGCAACAGAACTCCTACAGTCTGGCTTTAAAATTGTATGTGGCAATAGATTGCTCATAGTGGACATTGCATTTGATGAAGGAGAGATTGCTATCCCACAAGTGATCATAGATAAATCAAGTGATACGTTGTTTAGGAATCTCATTGCTTTGGAACAGACTAGCATTGGCAGACAGGCTATTACCTCGTATGTCAAACTTATGAGCAGTTTAATTCGTTCCCCTGAAGACGCTTATCTACTTGAACGGGCAGGTATCATCATAACATCAGATGAGGTCGAGGACGCCTCTTCTTTCTTTAAGAGTTTATGCAGGGAAGTTTTTTTCGTAGACTTCTATTTTGAAGCTTTGTGTGAAGAGgttgagtattattatattccTCTCTGGAGATGGCGCAGAGTGAAGGGATATTTTAGTATCATGTGGTTTAGATGGAAAGATTCTATTAAGGACTTGGAACGAGAATATTTCAGAAACAAATGGAGTTTTATAGCATTCTTTGCTGCATCTTTTGTCATCATTCTAGCTCTCTTGCAGACTTTCTATGCTGTTCGCTCCTACTATCCTCCATACCACTGA
- the LOC108218142 gene encoding REF/SRPP-like protein At3g05500, giving the protein MKQLSSGALIAAQNAPATARVVVFEVENVNLVDTASVVAKGMYMKYEPVDERYCPFSIVTVKVYNYILTGNTFQGGFFNGHGTDIHDIVLES; this is encoded by the exons ATGAAACAGCTATCAAGCGGTGCCTTGATTGCAGCTCAGAATGCTCCTGCCACCGCTCGGGTTGTGGTTTTTGAAGTAGAGAATGTGAACCTGGTGGATACCGCCTCAGTTGTTGCCAAGGGGATGTATATGAAATATGAGCCAGTGGATGAGCGCTATTGCCCATTTAGCATAGTTACGG ttaagGTGTACAATTACATTTTGACGGGGAACACATTCCAAGGTGGTTTTTTCAATGGACATGGTACTGATATACATGATATAG TGCTGGAATCATGA